A genomic stretch from Petrimonas mucosa includes:
- a CDS encoding lipocalin-like domain-containing protein, with the protein MNVPDMPFLKKIDAVVLVFMLSTLMFGVSAQEKVENRGILQQMRDLFSGSSLLERDLVGGWEYRRTACMFETENLLKKAGGAVVASQVEKTFDEYCTRIGIKDGKCEFTFKEDSTYTAKLGLLKFSGKFRVDEKGKILSMSYLQGLGSVKAYPIRSRSGLKLLFDADGFLQMMKTASMFTKNNSVEVLAAMADLYDGMLLGFDLELKKGQ; encoded by the coding sequence ATGAATGTACCCGATATGCCATTCCTGAAAAAGATTGATGCCGTTGTTCTGGTTTTTATGCTGTCGACTCTGATGTTCGGCGTATCGGCCCAGGAGAAGGTGGAGAATAGGGGTATCCTCCAGCAGATGAGGGATCTCTTTTCAGGCTCTTCGCTATTGGAGAGGGATCTTGTGGGTGGTTGGGAATACAGGAGGACAGCCTGCATGTTCGAGACCGAAAACCTGTTGAAGAAGGCCGGAGGTGCGGTAGTGGCATCGCAAGTTGAAAAAACATTCGACGAATATTGCACCCGGATCGGAATCAAGGACGGCAAGTGCGAATTTACTTTCAAGGAAGACAGTACCTATACTGCAAAACTTGGTTTGTTGAAGTTCTCGGGAAAGTTCAGGGTGGATGAAAAAGGGAAGATCCTCTCCATGAGCTACCTGCAAGGTCTGGGCAGTGTGAAGGCATATCCGATCCGGTCGCGTTCGGGACTGAAACTGTTGTTTGATGCCGACGGGTTTCTACAGATGATGAAAACAGCCAGCATGTTTACAAAAAATAACTCGGTTGAAGTGTTGGCTGCCATGGCCGATCTGTATGATGGAATGTTGCTGGGATTTGACCTGGAACTGAAAAAGGGGCAATGA
- a CDS encoding Crp/Fnr family transcriptional regulator, producing the protein MGRKAKEIIDLSSSLADIWRVLSEEERDLIRKNARFVHYKKNEAIYIEEEQPQDLMCLLKGKVKIFKNGVGGRVQIIRMIRPIQYFGYRAYFAREPYVTAASAFEPSTVCLISMELIEEMLRKNGNLALLFIQMLSCDLGVADNRVVNLTQKHVRGRLAESLIFLKESYGLEEDGATINIYLAREDLANLSNMTTANAIRTLANFVNERIISLDGRKIKIIDEDKLLKISKIG; encoded by the coding sequence ATGGGCAGAAAAGCAAAAGAAATTATCGATTTATCATCCTCGTTGGCGGACATATGGCGTGTGTTGTCGGAAGAGGAGCGAGATTTGATCAGGAAAAATGCCAGGTTCGTTCATTATAAGAAAAATGAAGCTATTTATATTGAAGAGGAGCAACCGCAGGACCTGATGTGTTTGCTGAAGGGAAAAGTGAAGATCTTTAAAAATGGGGTGGGGGGTAGAGTTCAAATTATCAGAATGATACGCCCCATCCAGTATTTCGGGTATCGGGCCTATTTTGCGCGTGAACCGTATGTTACGGCAGCATCGGCGTTTGAACCCTCTACCGTCTGCCTGATCTCGATGGAGCTTATCGAGGAGATGCTGAGGAAAAACGGTAACCTGGCCCTCCTTTTCATTCAAATGTTATCCTGCGATCTGGGAGTGGCCGATAACCGTGTGGTTAATCTTACACAGAAACATGTCCGGGGACGTCTTGCCGAATCGCTGATCTTCCTGAAAGAGAGCTATGGGCTGGAAGAGGATGGGGCAACAATAAACATCTATCTCGCACGCGAAGACCTGGCCAATCTCTCTAATATGACTACAGCAAATGCCATCAGGACGCTTGCCAACTTTGTAAACGAGCGGATCATATCGCTCGACGGAAGGAAGATTAAAATAATTGACGAGGATAAGTTATTGAAAATAAGCAAAATAGGATAG
- a CDS encoding DUF5686 family protein, whose protein sequence is MKIREAILILSVFFVSSLSGQTVIPLDTILKRSMSAAEKYNGLVEQYTADVYMRTYVETLKKNFLYKYTHLVPRFVLHDPKSDEAVIETLSTLRFDYPNNYLQDIKNVTGTLTSKKEIDMIPFYMLNINVYGETTNTESFFMPLRFSTARYYTYHLKQVESDNNRTYYTIGFDPIYSNQKLLKGNFVIESGTWRIVHFSAEGVESFSDFSFEITMGDTWITNYLPVHFVIYHTASYLGNVVASRHLATLNYRDVKLREKQKKEKILNISDFFRVRLDSVPVNNDSAFWARHRTIPLQAREAEVIRNFKLANQQKPVGDTVNSSQQNGKRVQLFAQRMALNSKYKVKSTMIGYSGLLNPLMLGYSSIDGVTYRQKLSFNFDLKKSRTFNVNAFAGYMFRRKEFFTDVTSTWNYEPFYQGNVSLSAGIGNPTYSSLFIDEIEKNLENSTIQFEDIAVDYFKDYYVKLFNDYELFNGFVSTIGVEYHIRQPLKNNRPAASPVSREENPIEDILVTKKAFAPYLRLSWTPEQYYRYEGRQKIYVRSRFPTFKIELSRSYRDVFGSTSQYNRIEFDMSQNIPLGPMSSFQYHVGAGRFINQSTEYFADFTFFAKNNFPDNWQDGIGGTFSLLNRHLYNASDSYIQGHIMLETPFLIVRNIPLISDYINRERLYASQLYTPNIGSYTEFGYGVGNRFFKTANAAIFCSFHRTNFREVGFKASFEL, encoded by the coding sequence ATGAAAATCAGAGAAGCCATATTGATATTGTCGGTTTTTTTCGTTTCAAGCTTGTCGGGTCAGACGGTGATCCCGCTTGATACCATCTTGAAAAGATCGATGAGTGCAGCAGAGAAATACAACGGTCTGGTTGAACAGTACACGGCCGATGTCTACATGCGTACTTATGTAGAGACTTTAAAAAAGAACTTCCTCTATAAGTATACGCACCTCGTGCCACGTTTTGTGCTTCATGATCCCAAATCTGACGAGGCGGTGATTGAGACCCTCAGTACCCTGAGATTCGATTATCCAAACAACTACCTCCAGGATATCAAAAACGTAACCGGGACACTAACCAGCAAGAAAGAGATCGACATGATTCCCTTCTACATGCTGAATATCAACGTATACGGCGAAACGACAAATACCGAAAGTTTCTTCATGCCTCTCAGGTTCTCCACTGCAAGATACTACACCTATCACCTGAAACAGGTAGAGTCTGACAATAACAGGACCTATTACACCATTGGATTCGACCCGATCTACAGCAATCAGAAACTGCTGAAGGGCAATTTTGTGATCGAGAGCGGCACCTGGCGTATTGTCCATTTCAGCGCGGAGGGGGTAGAGTCTTTTTCCGATTTCTCGTTCGAGATAACGATGGGCGATACATGGATAACCAACTATCTGCCGGTCCATTTTGTCATCTACCATACCGCCAGCTACCTGGGAAACGTGGTGGCCAGCCGGCACCTTGCTACCCTGAATTACCGTGACGTCAAGTTACGTGAAAAGCAGAAAAAGGAGAAAATACTGAACATCAGCGATTTTTTCAGGGTTAGACTGGATTCGGTTCCGGTCAACAACGATTCGGCCTTCTGGGCCCGGCACAGGACAATACCATTGCAAGCCAGGGAAGCGGAGGTTATCCGGAACTTCAAACTAGCAAACCAACAAAAACCGGTCGGCGATACGGTGAACAGCTCACAACAAAACGGAAAGAGGGTTCAGTTGTTTGCTCAACGGATGGCTTTGAACTCGAAATATAAGGTTAAGTCCACCATGATCGGGTACAGCGGCCTATTGAATCCGCTCATGTTGGGCTACTCATCGATCGACGGCGTCACCTACAGGCAGAAACTCTCGTTCAACTTCGATCTGAAAAAAAGCAGGACATTCAATGTAAATGCCTTTGCCGGTTACATGTTCAGACGTAAGGAGTTTTTTACCGACGTGACCAGCACCTGGAATTACGAACCTTTCTATCAGGGGAACGTCTCCTTGTCGGCAGGAATAGGGAATCCCACCTACAGCTCACTCTTTATCGATGAAATCGAAAAAAATCTGGAAAACAGCACCATTCAATTCGAGGACATCGCAGTAGATTACTTCAAGGACTATTATGTGAAACTGTTCAACGATTATGAACTGTTCAACGGTTTTGTCTCCACCATCGGTGTCGAATACCACATCCGGCAGCCACTAAAAAACAACCGCCCTGCAGCCTCTCCTGTCTCAAGAGAGGAAAATCCCATTGAGGATATCCTGGTAACCAAAAAAGCATTTGCCCCTTACCTGAGGCTCAGCTGGACTCCGGAACAGTACTACCGGTACGAAGGCCGACAGAAGATCTATGTCCGCTCCCGTTTCCCCACATTCAAGATTGAGTTGTCAAGAAGTTACCGGGATGTTTTCGGCAGTACGTCACAATACAACCGGATAGAGTTTGACATGAGTCAGAACATCCCACTTGGCCCCATGAGTTCGTTCCAGTATCACGTAGGTGCGGGACGGTTTATCAATCAGAGCACCGAGTATTTTGCCGACTTCACCTTTTTTGCCAAGAACAACTTCCCCGACAACTGGCAAGACGGGATCGGAGGCACATTCAGCCTGCTGAACCGCCACCTCTACAATGCGTCAGACTCCTATATCCAGGGGCACATCATGCTTGAAACCCCATTCCTGATAGTACGTAATATTCCGTTGATTTCCGACTACATCAACCGGGAACGGCTCTACGCAAGTCAGTTATACACTCCCAACATCGGTTCCTACACCGAGTTTGGGTATGGCGTTGGCAACCGTTTTTTCAAGACGGCCAACGCCGCAATCTTCTGTTCATTCCATAGGACCAATTTCAGGGAAGTAGGGTTCAAGGCATCGTTCGAGCTGTAG
- a CDS encoding DUF389 domain-containing protein — translation MEKQVRKLISIFNLHSELEDYETIHNEIEKGIQFKGTNLWILMFAIVVASVGLNMNSTAVIIGAMLISPLMGPINGMGYSLATYDFYLFRRSLKNLVYAVGVSLLTSALYFLLSPLNEAHSELLARTSPTIYDVLIALFGGLAGIVAISSKLKGNVIPGVAIATALMPPICTAGYGLATLQFNFFFGALYLFTINTVFIAFAALLVCQYLKFPIRSIVDPDRKKRVNQALSAVMLITAIPSVYFGYQLVQNEKFSQHAENFISQVSVVEGNYLQKSSVTPSNKHVDLVYSGYGLSTKIIDSIKMVAFLNKIDTAKLRISQGFDASFVQENTRRYQSETELLSNRLNAVTFALKQAEARVDSIRNIPSLGKRLLSEIEPLYPQISGCSYTETFSYSLQKDTIRRSERIPLVVFTLPRNTLRAADKKKIAEWLKSRLEEAEVLTYFDEVQ, via the coding sequence ATGGAAAAACAGGTCCGGAAACTTATTTCAATTTTCAACCTTCATTCGGAATTGGAGGATTACGAAACCATTCACAACGAAATCGAAAAAGGGATCCAGTTCAAAGGTACCAACCTCTGGATCCTGATGTTTGCCATCGTTGTAGCATCGGTGGGGTTGAACATGAACTCCACAGCTGTAATTATTGGAGCCATGCTTATCTCGCCGCTGATGGGTCCGATAAACGGGATGGGGTATAGTTTGGCAACTTATGACTTTTACCTTTTCAGGCGTTCACTTAAGAATCTTGTCTATGCTGTGGGAGTAAGCCTGCTCACATCCGCCCTCTATTTTTTACTATCCCCGTTAAATGAGGCGCACTCTGAATTGCTCGCACGTACCAGTCCCACAATCTACGATGTCTTGATAGCGCTATTCGGCGGATTAGCCGGCATTGTTGCCATCAGCAGCAAGCTAAAAGGCAACGTCATCCCCGGAGTAGCCATTGCTACAGCGCTTATGCCCCCTATCTGTACTGCCGGGTATGGATTGGCTACCTTGCAATTCAACTTCTTCTTCGGCGCATTGTATCTCTTCACGATCAATACGGTTTTTATTGCATTTGCGGCATTGCTCGTATGCCAGTACCTGAAATTTCCCATCAGAAGTATTGTTGATCCCGACAGAAAGAAGCGTGTAAATCAGGCTCTATCGGCTGTAATGCTGATTACCGCAATCCCAAGTGTCTATTTCGGATATCAACTTGTGCAGAACGAAAAATTTAGCCAGCACGCCGAAAATTTTATCAGTCAAGTTTCGGTAGTGGAGGGAAACTACCTCCAAAAAAGCAGCGTAACCCCGTCGAATAAACATGTAGATTTGGTATATAGCGGTTACGGGCTTTCAACTAAAATCATCGATTCCATCAAGATGGTCGCATTTCTTAACAAGATTGATACTGCGAAATTGAGAATCAGTCAGGGATTTGATGCCTCGTTCGTGCAGGAAAATACAAGGAGATATCAGTCTGAAACCGAACTGCTTAGTAACAGACTGAATGCTGTAACCTTTGCCCTGAAGCAGGCCGAAGCCAGGGTAGACAGCATAAGAAATATTCCTTCCCTGGGTAAGAGGTTATTATCGGAGATTGAGCCGCTCTATCCTCAGATAAGCGGTTGTTCCTATACGGAAACTTTCTCTTACTCTCTTCAAAAGGATACCATTCGTCGCAGCGAGAGAATTCCGCTCGTTGTTTTCACCCTGCCCCGGAACACGTTGCGTGCTGCCGATAAGAAGAAGATAGCAGAGTGGCTCAAAAGCCGGTTGGAAGAAGCGGAAGTACTTACCTATTTCGATGAGGTGCAATAA